From one Dermacentor andersoni chromosome 1, qqDerAnde1_hic_scaffold, whole genome shotgun sequence genomic stretch:
- the LOC126545598 gene encoding cysteine-rich secretory protein 2-like codes for MQNMLNELTSLWLLSVGFCCGGNIPTLPRPKVYGHMLPKQSLDTRYRPVMKRIVLYHNFFRTRVDPPASDMLEMTWHKGAAKDAQRWAESCQLLVHDNSSGRWVEDYGSCGQNIFVSNVKVPWFFAIKIWFLEHHNFSFGDTGNNVPSVVGHYTQMVWYSSHKVGCGLHYCGRNVVKKPFYNYVCNYCPIGNYPERFGKPYTKGKPCSKCPGHCRSKKLCTNACEHADFWVNCREIAKHWHKWLCGNPSKEQYKACRATCSCKERIK; via the exons ATGCAAAACATGTTAAACGAATTGACATCTCTATGGCTGCTTTCAGTAGGATTTTGCTGCGGAGGAAATATTCCTACATTGCCAA GGCCCAAGGTGTATGGACACATGTTGCCAAAACAGAGCTTGGATACACGGTACAGGCCAGTGATGAAGAGAATCGTCTTGTACCACAACTTTTTTCGCACCAGAGTTGATCCACCAGCCAGCGATATGCTCGAAATG ACATGGCACAAAGGAGCCGCTAAGGATGCGCAGCGCTGGGCGGAAAGTTGCCAACTTCTTGTCCATGACAACAGCTCGGGACGCTGGGTTGAAG ATTATGGATCCTGTGGACAAAATATCTTCGTGTCGAATGTGAAAGTGCCATGGTTTTTCGCCATCAAGATATGGTTTCTGGAACATCACAACTTCTCTTTTGGAGATACAGGAAATAACGTTCCTTCCGTGGTCGGCCACTACACCCAG ATGGTGTGGTACAGTTCGCACAAAGTAGGATGCGGCCTTCATTACTGCGGTCGCAACGTTGTCAAGAAGCCGTTCTACAACTACGTGTGCAATTACTGCCCCAT CGGCAACTATCCTGAACGCTTTGGAAAGCCGTACACAAAAGGTAAACCCTGCAGCAAGTGCCCAGGCCACTGCCGCTCCAAGAAATTGTGCA caAATGCCTGCGAACACGCCGACTTCTGGGTGAACTGCCGCGAAATCGCCAAGCACTGGCACAAGTGGCTGTGCGGAAACCCGTCCAAGGAGCAGTACAAGGCCTGCAGGGCGACGTGTTCTTGCAAGGAGCGCATCAAGTGA